The genomic stretch TGAGCAAGCCTGCAATGCAGAGTCGAGGAAGCTGACGCTGGGCGACATGCTATTCGCGGATGCCGGCGCGAAAAAAGCCAGCATCCGCGGTACGCGAAAATCAATCCACTGCCTTGACCATATCCTCGATCACCTTCTTGGCATCGCCAAACACCATCATGGTTTTATCCATGTAGAAGAGATCGTTGTCGAGTCCGGCATACCCCGCCGCCATCGACCGCTTGTTGACGATCACCGTGCGGGCCTTGTACGCCTCGATGATCGGCATGCCAGCAATGGGTGACTTCGGATCGGTCTTCGCAGCCGGGTTCACCACGTCGTTCGCGCCAAGCACCAGCACCACGTCGACCTGGCCGAACTCGCCGTTGATGTCCTCCATCTCGTGCACGATCTCGTACGGCACTTCGGCTTCCGCCAGCAGCACGTTCATGTGACCCGGCATCCGCCCGGCAACCGGGTGAATCGCGTACTTCACGTCCACGCCCTTCTCGATCAGCAGATCGGTCAGTTCCTTCAGCGCATGCTGTGCACGCGCAACCGCGAGACCATAACCCGGCACGATCACCACGGTCTCAGCATTGCCGAGCATGAACGACGCATCTTCCGCCGAACCCGACTTCACCGGCTTCTGTTCGCCCGAACCGGCCGCAGCCGCCGCGCCCGCTTCGCCGCCGAAGCCGCCCAGAATCACGTTGAAGAACGAGCGGTTCATCGCCTTGCACATGATGTACGACAGAATCGCACCCGACGAGCCGACCAGCGAACCGGCAATGATCAGCATCGCGTTGTTCAGCGAGAAGCCGATGCCCGCCGCCGCCCAGCCCGAGTACGAGTTCAGCATCGACACCACCACCGGCATGTCCGCGCCGCCGATCGGGATGATGATCAGCACGCCCAGCGCGAACGCGATCAGCGTCATGATGATGAACGGCAGCCACGATTGCGTGAGGAAGAAGATCACGCCGAAGCCGATCATCGCGATCGCGAGCAGCAGGTTAATCAGATGCTGGCCCGCATAGACGACAGGCGCGCCCTGGAACAGCCGGAACTTGTACTTGCCCGACAGCTTGCCGAACGCGATCACCGAACCGCTGAAGGTAATCGCGCCGACGAAGGTGCCGATGAACAGCTCGATCCGGTTGCCATACGGAATGAAGCCCTGAATGCCTTCTTCCAGACCGAGACCGAACGCAGCCGGTTCGGACACGACGGCATACGCGATACACACGGCCGCCATACCGATCAGCGAGTGCATCGCCGCGACCAGCTCCGGCATCTTCGTCATTTCGACGCGAGCGGCAACGAACGCACCGATCCCGCCGCCGACGACCAACGCAATGAATACCAGCGACAACCCGAGCCCGAGGTTCGAGCCGAGAAACGCGGCCTGCTTGGCAATCAGCGCGACGGTAGTGAGAATCGCGATCGCCATGCCGACCATGCCGAACACGTTACCCGTGCGCGCGGTCTTCGGATTTGACAGCCCTTTGAGCGCCTGGATGAAGCACACCGACGCAATCAGATACAGGAGCGTAACGACGTTCAGGCTCATTTACGCACCCTCCTTCGGACCGGCAATCTTCTTCGGTTCCTTCTTCTTGAACATTTCCAGCATTCGCCTCGTAACGAGGAACCCGCCGAACACGTTCACCGCCGCGAGCGCGACGGCAACCGTGCCGAAGAACTTGCCCGTGCCGCCGACGGTCAGACCCGCCGCGAGCATCGCGCCAACGATGACGATCGCCGAAATCGCGTTCGTCACGGCCATCAGCGGCGTGTGCAACGCGGGCGTCACATTCCAGACGACGTGGTAGCCGACGTAGATCGCCAGCACGAATATGATCAGATTGATCACGGTATGGTTGATGACTTCCATCTTCCTCTCTCCTGTCGGTCAGAGCCGGCGCTTCAGCGCTTTACTCTGGTCCCATGCACGTGAGTGCGCTTATGCCTTGCGCGTGACTTCGCCGTCGCGGGCCAGCAGCGTGGCCGCGACGATGTCGTCCGCGAGATCGATATTGAGCGTGCCTTCCTTCGTGACGATCAGCTTCATGAAGTCGAGCAGGTTGCGCGCATACAGCGCCGAAGCATCGGATGCGACCATCGACGCGAGATTCGTATATCCCGCGATCGTCACGCCGTGCTTGACGACGACCTTGTCCGCTTCCGTCAGCGGACAGTTGCCGCCGCGCTGGCCTTCGTACTCCGGCCCGCGTCCCGCCGCGAGGTCGATCACCACGGAGCCCGGCTTCATCGCCTGCACCGTTTCCACGGAAAGCAGCGTCGGCGCGGGACGCCCCGGAATCAGCGCGGTGGAGATGATCACGTCGGCCTGCTTCGCGCGTTCATGGACGAGCGCCGACTGGCGTGCGAGCCACGAAGGCGGCATCGGCCGCGCGTAGCCGCCGACGCCTTGCGCCGCTTCGCGCTCCTCATCGGTTTCGTAAGGCACGTCGAGGAATTTCGCCCCGAGCGATTCGATCTGCTCTTTCACGGCAGGCCGCACGTCTGAGGCTTCGATCACGGCACCCAGGCGCTTTGCAGTCGCAATCGCCTGCAAGCCCGCCACGCCCGCGCCGAGAATCAGCACGCGCGCGGCTTTCACCGTGCCCGCCGCCGTCATCAGCATCGGCATGAAACGCGGATACAGGTCGGCGGCGAGCAGCACCGCTTTATAACCCGCAATGTTGGCTTGAGACGACAGTACGTCGAGGCTTTGCGCACGCGTCGTGCGCGGCGCGGCTTCGAGCGCGAACGCAGTGATGCCGGCAGTTGCTAGCTTCGATGCGTTTTCAGCATTAAACGGCTCGAGCATGCCGACCAGTACCGAGCCGCGTTTGAGAAGCGGGAGTTCTGAATCGGTCGGGCTTTGAACCTTGAGAACGAGCTCTGCGCCGAATGCGGCTGGCGCATCGACGAGCTCTGCGCCCGCAGCTGCGTACGCGTCGTCCAGATAACTTGCGGCCGTCCCTGCGCCGCGCTGTACGCTAACCCTGTGGCCCTGCGACACGTACTTCTTGACCGTCTCGGGCGTCGCGGCGACGCGTGTTTCGTACGGCCGCGTCTCGGCTGGCACTCCGATGTGCATCGTAAATCCTCCTTCGACCATCCTGTTATGAAAATCTGGAATCGCCGACGAAGGGCAACGCCGGCAATGCAAAAGGCAAGTGCAACGGCTACGCACGGCTGGGGCTTCAGCCACGAGATCCACTTTAACCGAAGTCTAGGGGCGGATCGAAATTGGTAACGATCCCGGTATTCAGGAACACGATCCTCGTGTCTTCCCGTGCCTTTTTCATCGATATGTGCTAGGCCGCGCCCGCGCCGCCCTTTGCAGGCGCCGGCAAGCCCCGCCCATAAACGGTAAAATGCCGTCCCATGAAACCGGAAAACTGGGCTCCGCATGTCACGGTGGCGGCTGTCGTCGAACGCGACGGGCGCTTCCTGCTGGTTGAAGAACACACGGCCGCCGGGCTGCGTCTGAACCAGCCCGCCGGGCATCTGGAAGTGGGCGAAACGCTGACGCAGGCTGTCATCCGCGAAGCGCTCGAAGAAACGGCGCAGACCTTCGAGCCCACGGCGCTGGTCGGCGTGTATATGACGCATTTCAGCCGCCCCGAGACCGTCGACGGCCCGCAGGACGGCGTCACGTATCTGCGCTTCACGTATTGCGGCACGACGGACCACAGACCCGCGGAAGGCCGCGCGCTCGACGCCGACATCGTCCGTACCGTATGGATGAGCGCCGACGAGCTGCGCGCCTGCCCCGAGCGCCATCGGACGCCGCTCGTGATGCAATGCGTCGACGATTACCTCGCAGGCCGGCGTTTCCCGCTCGACTTCGTGCAGACGCATTCGGTCGGGCCTTCCCGATAGAACGCGTGCCCACGCACGATCGAAAGCAGTCAGGCAGATTCAAATGAGCAAACAACGAGTAGTGGTAGGCATGTCGGGAGGCGTCGATTCGTCCGTCACGGCATGGCTGCTGAAGGAACAGGGTTATGACGTCGTCGGCCTGTTCATGAAGAACTGGGAAGACGACGACGACAGCGAATACTGTTCGACGCGTCAGGACTGGATCGACGTCGTCTCCGTCGCCGACCTGATCGGCATCGACGTCGAAGCGGTGAACTTCGCGGCCGAATACAAGGACCGTGTATTTGCCGAATTTCTGCGCGAATACTCGGCGGGCCGTACGCCGAACCCTGACGTGCTGTGCAACGCCGAGATCAAGTTCAAGGCATTCCTCGATCACGCCATGTCGCTCGGCGCGGAAACCATCGCGACGGGCCACTATGCGCGCGTGCGCGAAATCGACGGCCGTTTCGAGCTGCTCAAGGCGCGCGATCACACGAAAGATCAGTCGTACTTCCTGCACCGGCTGAATCAGGCGCAACTGTCGAAAACGCTTTTTCCTCTCGGCGACATTCCGAAGACGAAGGTGCGCGAGATTGCAGAACAGATCGGGCTGCCGAACGCGAAGAAGAAAGACTCGACGGGTATCTGCTTCATCGGCGAGCGGCCGTTCCGCGACTTCCTGAACCGCTATCTGCCGACCAGGCCCGGCCCGATGAAAACCACCGATGGCAAGACGGTCGGGGAGCACATCGGCCTCGCGTTCTATACGTTCGGGCAGCGCAAGGGTATCGGCCTCGGCGGCAGCAAGGACGGCAGCGGCGAGCCGTGGTTCGTCGCGGGCAAGGACATCGAGTCGAACACGCTGTACGTCGCGCAGGGTCACGACCATCCTTGGCTGCTGAGCCGTACGCTGACGGCAGGCAACACGAGCTGGGTCGCCGGACACGCGCCCGAGGTGGGCCACGCTTGCGCGGCCAAGACGCGCTATCGCCAGGCGGACGCTGCCTGCACGTTCGGCGCGGCGGGCGCCAATGCGGACCCGAACGCCCTCTTCTCCCTTCATTTCGCCGATGCCCAATGGGCTGTCACACCGGGGCAATCGGCCGTGCTCTATGATGGCGACGTTTGCCTCGGCGGCGGAATCATCGAGCACGCGGCAACTGCGCAACCGGTGACGCGGCAGCCTCAGAAAGCGGCGCTGCTGACGGCCCGCTGAGGCGCATCGGGACGGTCGCCGACAGGCGCGCTGAAACGCCAACTCGACCGACCGCTCTGCGTGGGACTGGACCAGGCGCTGAAGCGCCAACTCCAGTCGACCGCTCTGCGTGGGACTGGACTAGGCGCTGAAGCGCCAACTCCAGTCGACATTGCTGCACCGATTTCCGCTTCGTTGTATCTTCCGGGCACGGTTGTCCCGCCGCCCAGGCTTTACGACGTAACAGCAGATCGATGCGCCGCCGCGCCAGGACAACCCGCCGTACCGACTCGCAGCGCGATCCATCGCCACGGACGCCCGCCAACTCCCGAAAAGAGCCGACGCCAGCCGCGCCGGATGCTCCCGCTGCATTGAAATCACCGCAATGGAGTTGTCATGTTTTCTCGACGTTATCTGGCGATGTGGGGTGCCATCCTGCTGCTCGCGGCCTGCGCCGCGCTTGCGGCAACCGGTCACATCGCATGGCTGTGGATCGTCGTGCCCGTGCTGCTGGTCGCGCTCGGCGCCTACGATCTGACGCAGGAGCGCCACGCGATCCTGCGCAACTATCCGCTGTGGGGCCATCTGCGCTTCCTGTTCGAATTCATCCGGCCCGAGATCCGCCAGTATTTCGTCGAAGACGACACGGAAGAAAGGCCCTTCTCACGTGCACAGCGCAGCATCGTCTATCAGCGCGCGAAGAACGAAGTCGACAGTCGTCCGTACGGCACGGAAGTCGACGTGAAAGCGACGGGCCACGAATTCATCAGCCACTCGCTTTCGCCGACGAAGCTCGACGGCCACGACTTCCGTGTCCTCGTCGGCGCGAACCGCGCAAAGCCGTATTCGATGTCGATCTTCAACATCTCCGCGATGAGCTTCGGCTCGCTGTCCGCAAACGCGATCCGCGCGCTGAACCTCGGCGCGAAAAAAGGCAACTTCGCGCACGACACGGGCGAAGGTTCGATGTCGAAGTATCACCGTGAGCACGGCGGCGACATCATCTGGGAAATCGCATCGGGCTACTTCGGCTGCCGCAACGACGACGGCACGTTCAACCCCGACAAGTTCGCCAGGCAGGCCAGCGAGCCGCAGGTGAAGATGATCGAAGTGAAGCTGTCGCAAGGCGCGAAGCCAGGCCACGGCGGCGTGCTGCCCGCCGCGAAGATCACGCCGGAAATCGCTGAAACGCGTGGCGTACCGATGGGCCGCGACTGCATTTCGCCCGCGACGCACTCGGAGTTCTCGACGCCGCGCGAGCTGCTCGAATTCGTCGAGCGGCTGCGCAACCTGTCGGGCGGCAAACCGACGGGCTTCAAGCTATGCATCGGCCATCCGTGGGAATTCTTCGGCATCGCCAAGGCGATGCTGGAAACGGGCATCCTGCCCGACTTCATCGTTGTCGACGGCGCGGAAGGCGGCACGGGCGCAGCGCCGCTCGAATTCACCGATCACATCGGCGTGCCGCTGCAGGAAGGACTGCTGCTTGTGCACAACACGCTGGTCGGCATCGGCCTGCGCGACAGGATCCGCATTGGCGCGAGCGGCAAAATGATCACCGCGTTCGACATTGCGAAGACGCTCGCGATCGGCGCGGACTGGGTGAACGCGGCGCGCGGCTTCATGTTCGCCGTCGGCTGCATTCAGGCGCAAACGTGCCACACTGGCCGCTGCCCGACGGGTGTCGCGACTCAGGACCCTGTGCGCCAGCGCGCGCTGATCGTCACCGACAAGTCGGACCGCGTGTTCAACTTCCATCACAACACGTTGCACGCGCTGCAGGAAATCGTCCAGGCGGCGGGTCTACGTCATCCCGCCGATCTGCGCGCGCATCACATCGTGCGGCGTGTGTCGTCGTATGAAGTGCGGCTGATGTCGGATCTGTTGAAGTATCTGGAAGCCGGCGATCTGCTCAACGGCCGCTACCGCTACACGCTCTATGAGAAATGGTGGCCCGTCGCGCGCAGCGATTCGTTCGCGCCGATGCTCGAGGAGCCCGCTGTCGCCTGATCCGCTATCGCACTATCGTTCTGATGCGCCATGAAAAACGCGCGCTGGACCTGACATCCAGCGCGCGCTTTCTTGTTGGGCGACGCTACGTTACTTGTTCGACGCGATCCGCTGCTGGATATGCTGCGCCCGAGCCGCCGACGCCGGATGCGAGCTCAGCATGCTCGACTTGCCGCCGTCGAGCTTCGCGAGTTTCTGGAACGCGGTGACCAGTCCGGACGGATCCTGGCCTTTCTTCTTCTGGATATCGAACGAATAGTCGTCGGCCGCCGATTCCTGCGTCTGCGAGAACTGCGCGTTGATCAGCTTCTCGGAGAAATCGCCGAGTTGCGACGCCGAAATCGCGCCCGTGATACCGCCCGCCGACGACGCCACCGAACGCACCGCCGACGTTGCGTACGCGACCTGCATCGCCTTCTTCGTGTGGCCGAGCGCGACGTGGCCCATCTCGTGACCGACGACGCCGCGTACTTCGTCGTCCGTCATCATGTCCATCAGGCCGCTGTAGACGCGCACGCAGCCGTTCGCCATCGCCCACGCGTTGACGTCCTTGGTGATGTAGACCTTGTAGTTGACGGGCACGCCGTTGATATTGTCGCCGAGCTGCGCTGCGATCCTGTTCAGGCGCTTCGCGTACGCGCTGCCGGCGGGCGCGATCTGGTTCTCCGAGTCGAGCTGCGCGCAGGACTTGTCGGACAGCGTGCGCACGTCGCTGTCGGTGAGCGACGCGGCCTGCACGGCCTGCGTGCCCGACTGCATGAGTGAATTGGGATCGAGGCTCATCCCCGAACAGGCGGCAAGCACGCCGAACGCGGCGGCAACGAGAGCAACGCGGATGGTTTTCATGGCGAACGTCCCTTGACGGATGTTATCGGTGGGCGGTGGTCGGTGGTAGGTTCCGGACAGACGCCTGAAAAGAAAAGCGCCTGACGGGCAGGCGTTTTTTTAACATGCAGAAAGGAGTTTTCGGGGAAAACGTAAGCTTTCTTAACACTCCGTCGGGCCGAGGCGACACTCGCGCAGCGCTTCGATGCAGGATGAATCGCGGGCGCCCCTCAGGTCAATTCGGTCTCGATGAACGACGGGCGCTGCGACAGCTTCTGGTAGTACTTGTCGAGATTCGGATGAAGCTCGCGCCAGTTCAGCTGTGGCATGCGGAAGTCGAGATAGCTCAGCGCGCAGCCGACGGCAACGTCGGCGAGCGTGTAATGGTTGCCCGCGCACCAGGTCTTCGCAGCGAGCCCTTGCGCCATCGCCGTCAGACCATCGTCGATCTTGCGCTGCTGGCGCGCGACCCACGATGCACTGCGATGCGCTTCCTCGCGCAGCACGCCCTCCAGACGCATCAGCACGGCGGCGTCCATGATGCCGTCCGCGAGCGCTTCCCAGCAGCGCACCTCGACGCGCTCGCGGCCCGATTGCGGGACGAGCTTGCACACGGGCGACAGCGTGTCGACGTATTCGCAGATCACACGCGAATCGAACACGGCAGCACCGTCTTCCATCACCAGACACGGCACCTTGCCGATCGGATTGAAGTCGTGGATGGCCGTATCGTCGGCCCAGACGTTTTCCAGTTCGAACTTATAGTCGATCTTCTTTTCGGCGAGCACGATCCGCGCCTTGCGGACAAACGGGCTCGACAGCGAACCGATGAGTTTCATTACATCCTGCCTCGATTGAAATTGGCCGAAAGTATACGTGCGTTGGCGGGTGTTGGAGGCATTTCCGTGCAACGCAGACCTTGCTTCGCCTTCGGAACGCGCGCGGCTGTCGACAGATTGCAACAATGCCGGTGGTCCGCGCGACGGTCGACCTGGCCTGATGGCCAGGC from Paraburkholderia phymatum STM815 encodes the following:
- a CDS encoding NAD(P)(+) transhydrogenase (Re/Si-specific) subunit beta; the protein is MSLNVVTLLYLIASVCFIQALKGLSNPKTARTGNVFGMVGMAIAILTTVALIAKQAAFLGSNLGLGLSLVFIALVVGGGIGAFVAARVEMTKMPELVAAMHSLIGMAAVCIAYAVVSEPAAFGLGLEEGIQGFIPYGNRIELFIGTFVGAITFSGSVIAFGKLSGKYKFRLFQGAPVVYAGQHLINLLLAIAMIGFGVIFFLTQSWLPFIIMTLIAFALGVLIIIPIGGADMPVVVSMLNSYSGWAAAGIGFSLNNAMLIIAGSLVGSSGAILSYIMCKAMNRSFFNVILGGFGGEAGAAAAAGSGEQKPVKSGSAEDASFMLGNAETVVIVPGYGLAVARAQHALKELTDLLIEKGVDVKYAIHPVAGRMPGHMNVLLAEAEVPYEIVHEMEDINGEFGQVDVVLVLGANDVVNPAAKTDPKSPIAGMPIIEAYKARTVIVNKRSMAAGYAGLDNDLFYMDKTMMVFGDAKKVIEDMVKAVD
- a CDS encoding NAD(P) transhydrogenase subunit alpha, which produces MEVINHTVINLIIFVLAIYVGYHVVWNVTPALHTPLMAVTNAISAIVIVGAMLAAGLTVGGTGKFFGTVAVALAAVNVFGGFLVTRRMLEMFKKKEPKKIAGPKEGA
- a CDS encoding Re/Si-specific NAD(P)(+) transhydrogenase subunit alpha is translated as MHIGVPAETRPYETRVAATPETVKKYVSQGHRVSVQRGAGTAASYLDDAYAAAGAELVDAPAAFGAELVLKVQSPTDSELPLLKRGSVLVGMLEPFNAENASKLATAGITAFALEAAPRTTRAQSLDVLSSQANIAGYKAVLLAADLYPRFMPMLMTAAGTVKAARVLILGAGVAGLQAIATAKRLGAVIEASDVRPAVKEQIESLGAKFLDVPYETDEEREAAQGVGGYARPMPPSWLARQSALVHERAKQADVIISTALIPGRPAPTLLSVETVQAMKPGSVVIDLAAGRGPEYEGQRGGNCPLTEADKVVVKHGVTIAGYTNLASMVASDASALYARNLLDFMKLIVTKEGTLNIDLADDIVAATLLARDGEVTRKA
- a CDS encoding NUDIX hydrolase — encoded protein: MKPENWAPHVTVAAVVERDGRFLLVEEHTAAGLRLNQPAGHLEVGETLTQAVIREALEETAQTFEPTALVGVYMTHFSRPETVDGPQDGVTYLRFTYCGTTDHRPAEGRALDADIVRTVWMSADELRACPERHRTPLVMQCVDDYLAGRRFPLDFVQTHSVGPSR
- the mnmA gene encoding tRNA 2-thiouridine(34) synthase MnmA; amino-acid sequence: MSKQRVVVGMSGGVDSSVTAWLLKEQGYDVVGLFMKNWEDDDDSEYCSTRQDWIDVVSVADLIGIDVEAVNFAAEYKDRVFAEFLREYSAGRTPNPDVLCNAEIKFKAFLDHAMSLGAETIATGHYARVREIDGRFELLKARDHTKDQSYFLHRLNQAQLSKTLFPLGDIPKTKVREIAEQIGLPNAKKKDSTGICFIGERPFRDFLNRYLPTRPGPMKTTDGKTVGEHIGLAFYTFGQRKGIGLGGSKDGSGEPWFVAGKDIESNTLYVAQGHDHPWLLSRTLTAGNTSWVAGHAPEVGHACAAKTRYRQADAACTFGAAGANADPNALFSLHFADAQWAVTPGQSAVLYDGDVCLGGGIIEHAATAQPVTRQPQKAALLTAR
- a CDS encoding FMN-binding glutamate synthase family protein; this encodes MFSRRYLAMWGAILLLAACAALAATGHIAWLWIVVPVLLVALGAYDLTQERHAILRNYPLWGHLRFLFEFIRPEIRQYFVEDDTEERPFSRAQRSIVYQRAKNEVDSRPYGTEVDVKATGHEFISHSLSPTKLDGHDFRVLVGANRAKPYSMSIFNISAMSFGSLSANAIRALNLGAKKGNFAHDTGEGSMSKYHREHGGDIIWEIASGYFGCRNDDGTFNPDKFARQASEPQVKMIEVKLSQGAKPGHGGVLPAAKITPEIAETRGVPMGRDCISPATHSEFSTPRELLEFVERLRNLSGGKPTGFKLCIGHPWEFFGIAKAMLETGILPDFIVVDGAEGGTGAAPLEFTDHIGVPLQEGLLLVHNTLVGIGLRDRIRIGASGKMITAFDIAKTLAIGADWVNAARGFMFAVGCIQAQTCHTGRCPTGVATQDPVRQRALIVTDKSDRVFNFHHNTLHALQEIVQAAGLRHPADLRAHHIVRRVSSYEVRLMSDLLKYLEAGDLLNGRYRYTLYEKWWPVARSDSFAPMLEEPAVA
- the loiP gene encoding metalloprotease LoiP — encoded protein: MKTIRVALVAAAFGVLAACSGMSLDPNSLMQSGTQAVQAASLTDSDVRTLSDKSCAQLDSENQIAPAGSAYAKRLNRIAAQLGDNINGVPVNYKVYITKDVNAWAMANGCVRVYSGLMDMMTDDEVRGVVGHEMGHVALGHTKKAMQVAYATSAVRSVASSAGGITGAISASQLGDFSEKLINAQFSQTQESAADDYSFDIQKKKGQDPSGLVTAFQKLAKLDGGKSSMLSSHPASAARAQHIQQRIASNK
- a CDS encoding glutathione S-transferase C-terminal domain-containing protein, giving the protein MKLIGSLSSPFVRKARIVLAEKKIDYKFELENVWADDTAIHDFNPIGKVPCLVMEDGAAVFDSRVICEYVDTLSPVCKLVPQSGRERVEVRCWEALADGIMDAAVLMRLEGVLREEAHRSASWVARQQRKIDDGLTAMAQGLAAKTWCAGNHYTLADVAVGCALSYLDFRMPQLNWRELHPNLDKYYQKLSQRPSFIETELT